A DNA window from Porites lutea chromosome 6, jaPorLute2.1, whole genome shotgun sequence contains the following coding sequences:
- the LOC140941798 gene encoding uncharacterized protein, whose protein sequence is MKWRNQYYVDLALPFGLRSAPFIFNAIADLVEWILVHSYQIPDLLHYLDDFITMGPPESSQCAHNLRTALAVCKRLGLPLHPGKCVGPSTVLVVLGIELDSVNQEARLPAQKLSALKELISSWLPRKWCNRQELESLIGHLHHAAKVVWPGRTFLRRMIDLLSCFRRRDHPVRLNREFHLDLRWWHHFLSDWHGVSFWLFPGLVPEAGVEVSSDAAGSIGFGAYLKGYWFAGSWAPSQQQQSIAYKELFPVVIAAHVWGHMWGLQAVGSGCTASSYVDPPRTSGSFDLFTLERQCYSFLTQGLAPSTRRSYASAQAQFISFCRQRGKLHPSGLPCPADEWTLCLFVTFLARTIKHSSIKVYLSGVRALHIDHGFPDPLINCLRLQRVVRGIKRCQGSSSSSRLPITDDLMLVIWQSLDLHLPDHCMFWAACSLGYFGLLRASEFTVPNLSSFSSSLHLGVLDISVDSPSAPSCMRVRIKGSKTDPFRKGCFIHIGVGRRPLCAVRAVMNYLALRGDAPGPLFLLQNGQPLSRNTLTDWLRQIMASARVPGNFSSHSFRIGAATVAARNGVPDHLIQSMGRWSSNAYQLFIRTPAEALAALSIKLA, encoded by the exons ATGAAATGGCGTAACCAGTACTATGTTGATCTAGCACTCCCCTTTGGCCTTCGTTCAGCTCCATTCATCTTCAATGCAATCGCCGATTTGGTGGAGTGGATCCTCGTGCACTCCTATCAGATCCCTGATCTGCTTCATTACCTAGACGACTTCATCACTATGGGCCCCCCTGAGTCCTCTCAATGTGCACACAATTTACGCACCGCTCTAGCAGTCTGCAAGCGTTTGGGCCTGCCTCTTCACCCAGGCAAGTGTGTTGGCCCCTCGACTGTGCTCGTAGTCCTTGGTATTGAGCTGGACTCTGTTAATCAAGAGGCTCGTCTCCCTGCACAGAAATTGTCCGCATTGAAAGAGCTTATCTCTTCGTGGCTTCCACGAAAGTGGTGCAATAGGCAGGAACTAGAATCTCTCATTGGACATCTGCACCATGCTGCTAAAGTGGTTTGGCCTGGGAGAACCTTTTTGCGCCGCATGATTGACCTTCTGTCCTGTTTCCGAAGAAGAGATCACCCAGTTCGGCTTAACAGAGAATTTCATTTGGACCTCCGGTGGTGGCACCACTTTCTCTCTGACTGGCATGGTGTTAGTTTTTGGCTTTTCCCGGGTCTGGTCCCAGAGGCGGGGGTCGAAGTGTCGTCCGATGCAGCTGGTTCGATTGGTTTTGGGGCCTATCTGAAGGGCTACTGGTTTGCGGGTTCTTGGGCCCCTTCTCAGCAGCAGCAGTCTATTGCTTATAAGGAGCTCTTCCCAGTCGTCATTGCCGCCCATGTATGGGGCCACATGTG GG GACTTCAGGCAGTTGGTTCCGGATGCACAGCCTCATCCTACGTGGATCCCCCCAGAACTTCTGGCAGCTTTGACCTCTTCACCTTAGAGCGGCAATGCTATTCCTTCTTGACCCAAGGCTTGGCCCCATCTACCCGTCGCTCGTATGCTTCTGCCCAAGCACAGTTTATTTCCTTCTGTCGTCAGCGGGGGAAGTTACATCCCTCAGGGTTACCCTGCCCGGCCGATGAATGGACGCTTTGCCTTTTTGTCACCTTCCTCGCTAGGACCATTAAGCATTCTTCTATCAAGGTGTATTTATCTGGGGTTAGAGCTCTCCACATCGACCATGGGTTCCCTGATCCGCTCATTAATTGTCTTCGTCTTCAGCGGGTAGTACGTGGTATCAAGCGCTGTCAAGGTTCTTCTTCGTCTAGCCGACTTCCTATTACCGATGATCTGATGCTGGTTATTTGGCAGTCTTTAGATCTTCACCTCCCGGATCACTGCATGTTCTGGGCAGCTTGTTCTCTTGGATATTTTGGCCTTCTTCGCGCGTCGGAGTTTACCGTTCCCAATTTGTCTAGCTTCTCGTCGTCACTCCACTTGGGTGTCCTGGATATTTCAGTGGATTCGCCCTCAGCTCCATCCTGCATGCGCGTCAGGATCAAGGGCTCGAAGACTGACCCGTTTAGGAAGGGCTGTTTCATTCACATTGGCGTTGGCAGGCGTCCACTCTGTGCAGTTCGCGCTGTAATGAATTACCTCGCGCTTAGGGGAGATGCCCCTGGCCCcttgtttttgttgcaaaatggACAGCCTCTCTCGCGCAACACCTTGACAGATTGGCTCCGACAGATTATGGCCTCAGCTCGGGTGCCGGGAAACTTCTCCAGCCATAGCTTTCGCATAGGGGCTGCTACTGTCGCTGCTCGCAATGGAGTACCTGACCATTTAATTCAATCAATGGGCCGCTGGTCCAGCAATGCTTATCAGCTTTTCATAAGGACGCCAGCTGAAGCGTTAGCTGCCCTCTCCATCAAATTGGCCTGA